The Anopheles coluzzii chromosome 2, AcolN3, whole genome shotgun sequence genome window below encodes:
- the LOC125906597 gene encoding uncharacterized protein LOC125906597 produces the protein MSRLLGDTAIAAAQTTVVRLNRVPRPLSSKGYCLRPAPPPEKKWLYKQVLESVQSGISPQLNLANSTLGRATSQAWVQLNVATQRAQLMANEYHLKQRLGYVMKQVACCVVAVKDFFAQKQYYQLDRIIDKGLLALEETIRASRESQSLPEPAKPASGTGAKASMKNCTMVMLKRGPCAGDSKDVKKSS, from the coding sequence ATGTCAAGATTATTGGGCGATACGGCGATCGCTGCTGCCCAGACCACCGTGGTGAGACTGAACCGCGTCCCGAGACCGCTAAGCAGCAAAGGGTACTGCCTACGACCGGCGCCCCCGCCCGAGAAGAAGTGGCTCTACAAGCAGGTGCTCGAAAGCGTCCAATCTGGAATATCTCCCCAGCTGAACCTGGCCAACTCAACGCTTGGCCGGGCGACGTCCCAAGCCTGGGTACAGCTGAACGTTGCCACTCAGCGAGCGCAACTCATGGCCAATGAATATCACCTGAAGCAGAGGCTGGGATACGTGATGAAACAAGTGGCATGCTGTGTGGTTGCGGTGAAAGATTTCTTCGCACAGAAACAGTACTACCAGCTGGATCGGATCATTGATAAGGGACTGTTGGCTTTGGAGGAAACGATCAGAGCATCTCGCGAGAGTCAGTCATTACCTGAACCGGCGAAACCGGCTTCCGGCACGGGCGCAAAGGCTTCTATGAAAAACTGCACGATGGTAATGCTCAAGCGGGGTCCCTGCGCGGGCGATTCGAAAGATGTGAAAAAGTCGAGTTA